From Rutidosis leptorrhynchoides isolate AG116_Rl617_1_P2 chromosome 3, CSIRO_AGI_Rlap_v1, whole genome shotgun sequence, a single genomic window includes:
- the LOC139896607 gene encoding 2-oxoglutarate-dependent dioxygenase DAO-like, whose protein sequence is MATTGCSIPVIDLNDFPNHLSKLISACEDWGCFRLLNHDQILPATLMSDMKSVVRSLLDLPEEIKRRNVDVIAGSGYMAPSVKNPLYEALGLYDLANPRDVDNFCSQLDASTHQRDTIKRYAEAVHELFVGIVKKLVEGLGVKNENIGFENWPCQFRINKYNFTPESVGSPGVQLHTDSGFLTILQDDEGVGGLEVMDKSGEFVVVDPWPGTLLVNLGDMATVWSNGRFCNVKHRVQCKEAKVRVSIASFLLGPREAVEPLPELVDDVHPCVYMPTSYEEYRKLRLSKKLQAGEALELLYTPSFKKSQTMVDSVLSS, encoded by the exons ATGGCCACTACTGGATGCAGTATTCCGGTGATCGATTTGAACGATTTCCCCAACCACTTATCCAAATTGATATCGGCATGTGAAGATTGGGGATGTTTTAGGCTGCTCAACCACGATCAAATCCTTCCGGCCACGCTCATGTCGGATATGAAGTCAGTAGTCCGATCACTACTTGATTTACCGGAGGAGATCAAACGCCGGAATGTTGACGTCATCGCCGGAAGTGGTTATATGGCTCCCTCAGTGAAAAATCCGCTTTACGAAGCACTTGGATTATACGATCTGGCTAATCCTCGTGACGTCGACAACTTCTGCTCTCAATTGGATGCTTCAACTCATCAAAG AGACACAATTAAGAGATATGCTGAAGCAGTACATGAGCTGTTCGTGGGGATTGTAAAGAAATTAGTTGAAGGTTTAGGGGTGAAAAATGAAAATATTGGATTTGAGAATTGGCCATGTCAATTCAGAATAAACAAATACAATTTCACCCCTGAAAGTGTTGGCTCCCCTGGTGTTCAACTACACACAGATTCTGGTTTTCTCACTATTCTTCAAGATGATGAAGGCGTCGGTGGTCTAGAAGTTATGGACAAGTCAGGTGAATTCGTTGTTGTCGATCCGTGGCCAGGCACCCTTCTCGTTAACCTTGGTGACATGGCAACT GTGTGGAGCAACGGAAGATTTTGCAATGTAAAGCATAGGGTACAATGCAAAGAAGCAAAAGTACGCGTGTCAATTGCATCGTTCCTTTTAGGTCCAAGAGAGGCGGTTGAACCGCTGCCAGAACTTGTGGATGATGTTCATCCTTGTGTGTATATGCCTACCAGCTACGAAGAGTACCGAAAATTGAGACTCTCGAAAAAGTTGCAGGCAGGGGAAGCTCTTGAGCTTTTGTACACACCAAGCTTCAAGAAGTCACAAACAATGGTTGATTCAGTCCTTAGTTCTTGA